CGGAAAGCGTCGAGGCGCCGGATGGAAGCCTCGTACGCGACGTGGCGGCGCCGGTTCATGTTTCCCGAGGGCTAAACCGATGCCAGCGGAAGGACGACGGTGAACCTGCTGCCCTTGCCGAATTCGCTTTCAACCGAGATCGAGCCTCGCTGCAGCTCGACGATTTTCTTCGTGAGCGCGAGGCCGAGGCCCGTACCCTGGTAGTGGCGCCCGGGGCCGGTGTCCAGCTGCTCGAATTTGCCGAAGATGCGGGGGAGATCGTCCTCCCGGATGCCGATCCCGTCATCTTCCACCTGCAAGCGCAGGTCACCGGCCTCGTCGGTTTGCCACGATATCCGCACTTCGCCACCTTCGCGGCTGAATTTCACCGCGTTCGAGACGAGGTTGTAGAGGATCTGCTTGAACCGGGTCTGATCCAGGACGACGCGGTCCAGCCCCGGAACCGGTCGAACCGCGATCGTGACCCGTTTTCTCGCGGCGAAGGGCTTCATGATCGCGCAGACCTGGTCGACGGCGGTTTTCAAGGGGAACGGCTCGGGTTTCAACTCCAGCCGGTCCGCTTCGACCCTGGCGAGGTCGAGAATGTCGTTGATGAGGTCGAGCAGGTGCCGGCCGCTGGCGAGGATGTCGTCGAGATACTCGCGCTGTCGGGGGTTGAGGGGACCAGCCTTTTCGTCGCGAATCAGCTCGGTGAAACCGATGATCGCGTTCAGAGGGGTCCGGAGCTCATGGGACATGTTGGCGAGGAAATCCGATTTCACCCGATCCGAGTGTTCGGCGCGCTCCTTCGCGCGGCGCAACTCGGCGGTGCGCTCCGCCACCGCTTCTTCCAAGGTGGCGTTAAGCTTGCGTATTTCTTCCTCGATGAGCTTGCGCTCGGTGATGTCCAGGGTGACTGCAACCACGATGACCCCGGCTCGGGCCATGCCGGGCTCGTACCAGACGGCGTAATGGCGCTTCACGCCGGCGGCACCCGGCTCCGGCAGCGCCAGCTCGTAGTGGACTCGTTCTCCGCCGAAAGCACGTTGCAGTTGCGGCTGCACCCGTTCCTCATAAATGTTGCCGAGGGCGGCGGCCACCGGCTGCCCAACGAGACGATCGGCGTCGGATCCCAGAGCGGCCGCGTACGCCGGGTTCGCGTAGAGATAGCTGTGCTTCGCGTCGATGATGGCGAGGCCAACCCGCGCCGTCTCGGTGATCGCGCTCAGGCGCAGCTCGCTTTCGCGCAGCGCGGACTCCGATCGCTCCCGGGCTTCGGCCTCGGCGGCCCACCGGTTTAGCTGGCTTCGCAATGTAAGGTAAAGCAGCGCGGCGGTCACGGTGACGAAAGCCCATCCCTTGTAGGTTTGCGCGATCGAAAGCGTAGCCGGGTCGGAGACGAGGGAAAACAGGAGGCGATCCGAAAGCAGGATCCATAGCACCGCGACGAGCCAGTAAAACAGGCTCGTCCGCAA
The DNA window shown above is from Candidatus Zixiibacteriota bacterium and carries:
- a CDS encoding ATP-binding protein, which encodes MKDKLSRVTLRTSLFYWLVAVLWILLSDRLLFSLVSDPATLSIAQTYKGWAFVTVTAALLYLTLRSQLNRWAAEAEARERSESALRESELRLSAITETARVGLAIIDAKHSYLYANPAYAAALGSDADRLVGQPVAAALGNIYEERVQPQLQRAFGGERVHYELALPEPGAAGVKRHYAVWYEPGMARAGVIVVAVTLDITERKLIEEEIRKLNATLEEAVAERTAELRRAKERAEHSDRVKSDFLANMSHELRTPLNAIIGFTELIRDEKAGPLNPRQREYLDDILASGRHLLDLINDILDLARVEADRLELKPEPFPLKTAVDQVCAIMKPFAARKRVTIAVRPVPGLDRVVLDQTRFKQILYNLVSNAVKFSREGGEVRISWQTDEAGDLRLQVEDDGIGIREDDLPRIFGKFEQLDTGPGRHYQGTGLGLALTKKIVELQRGSISVESEFGKGSRFTVVLPLASV